A region from the Fusarium musae strain F31 chromosome 1, whole genome shotgun sequence genome encodes:
- a CDS encoding hypothetical protein (EggNog:ENOG41), with protein sequence MSISLGRNAPLSPISLGGSEFSVSKYQGPEDGPYPNGRSNLASPPNSGGSNSTMSINGFPSAPINGPGPGPGPGPGPRSTGGPSPPASIARSSNGTQLYARSESGRNSVRGDLDESVLSEHYVALRAFLNTRDPNHKQQPNKARDKLLRLSSVQFYELSTDVFDELIRRQATARAPPNAPNGPPSFLLPEKNFHPKRNQARQRLSSLGPPRFRDLAADVYHELERRFPRFVGADLARTGSPMSIRGPGTPINGNGFPPRGQSRMRRPSDAPSMRGPGPTDAYGMPASPGAQNGDYGRPTLKQLNQNNTIVPNKSIMLEEDDEGEGFTEPDPNRESKRSAGSGVTSEADKKLIEDYQNQVRELREKLDSMEDAMRKKEDEMNSALDQERSRSATTNHEKQEWNDLRLNLENKLAEAQNLNDSMKQELQRVRGDYDIEIQRLRDDVAAAHESARSTGPAASDSDLQRENDELRQELREQQQVTEEVRKEAQEFLLEMRQLSQQSGSTHERHAELEQTIERLEREVHEWKNRYAGAKTQLRHMRASSAGPGIEHDAAKHVREKGFMDDRGLVKDVHVTKFQIAIDELLQKARTEDPEKVIDAMKQVVVSVRRITKDIEVPQNNDEDFAQQQAKIRSKVSSTANNLITASKNFAHSAGMSPVSLLDTAASHLAAAIVELLGLVKIRTTPAEELDDDDGTVTPADSSGLFSPVATEHPSTTQGGLPPPPPFQGLGGMRGSIDSSAYSPLGSPRQSAEPYSGRPMSKASAVPIGLGHSNANNQANGQGSRQLDPRAAEDLKLYLEDQNALLSTDIQQLVNTIRGDAEMRQITGEIGSINTVVSNIISETQAYGIGEMAASLANCRARLLEAADQGQDMANIGMDTNSHEWRMWVQTLPPIAFGLAREAKELAQAADDMARPGRPDDFS encoded by the exons ATGAGCATCAGCCTGGGACGCAATGCGCCGTTGTCCCCCATCTCTCTAGGCGGTAGCGAGTTTTCTGTCTCAAAGTATCAAGGTCCCGAAGACGGCCCCTATCCCAACGGTCGCTCCAATCTCGCATCGCCCCCGAATTCGGGTGGCTCCAACAGCACCATGAGTATCAACGGTTTCCCCAGCGCTCCCATCAACGGTCCAGGACCTGGTCCCGGGCCTGGGCCTGGCCCTAGAAGCACTGGAGGTCCCTCGCCGCCTGCTTCGATTGCTAGGTCGAGTAACGGCACACAACTCTATGCTCGCAGCGAAAGCGGTCGTAACAGCGTCCGCGGCGATCTCGACGAGTCCGTCCTCAGCGAGCACTATGTTGCTCTGCGCGCTTTTCTCAATACTCGCGACCCCAATCACAAGCAGCAGCCCAATAAAGCACGCGACAAGCTTTTGCGCCTTTCCTCGGTTCAATTCTACGAGCTGAGTACCGATGTGTTTGACGAATTGATAAGACGACAGGCCACTGCCAGGGCTCCCCCGAATGCTCCAAATGGTCCTCCTTCCTTTCTGCTGCCCGAGAAGAACTTTCACCCCAAGCGAAACCAGGCTCGCCAAAGGCTATCGTCTCTTGGCCCACCGCGATTCCGAGACCTGGCCGCCGATGTCTATCACGAGTTAGAACGAAGATTCCCTCGATTTGTAGGAGCCGATCTCGCCCGCACTGGAAGCCCCATGTCAATCAGGGGACCAGGTACTCCAATCAATGGTAATGGCTTTCCCCCTCGAGGTCAAAGCCGCATGAGGAGACCCTCTGATGCACCATCTATGAGAGGTCCTGGACCGACAGATGCTTACGGTATGCCAGCATCACCAGGTGCCCAGAATGGCGATTACGGACGCCCAACCCTGAAACAGCTCAATCAGAATAACACGATCGTGCCGAACAAAAGTATAATgctcgaagaagatgacgaaggtGAAGGATTTACAGAGCCAGACCCGAACCGTGAGAGCAAACGGAGTGCTGGAAGCGGTGTGACTTCGGAG GCCGATAAGAAGCTCATCGAAGACTATCAAAATCAGGTACGAGAATTACGTGAGAAACTGGACAGTATGGAGGATGccatgaggaagaaggaggacGAGATGAACAGCGCGTTGGATCAGGAACGTTCTCGATCTGCGACCACCAACCATGAGAAACAGGAATGGAATGACCTCAGACTCAACCTTGAGAACAAACTAGCTGAGGCGCAAAACTTGAACGACTCAATGAAGCAAGAATTGCAGCGCGTACGAGGGGATTACGATATTGAGATTCAAAGGCTTAGGGACGACGTGGCCGCAGCACATGAATCAGCACGCAGCACTGGGCCCGCTGCATCGGATTCAGACCTTCAGCGGGAAAATGATGAGCTTCGACAGGAACTCCGGGAACAACAACAGGTCACAGAAGAGGTTCGCAAAGAGGCGCAAGAATTCTTGCTCGAGATGCGCCAACTTTCCCAACAGAGTGGCTCAACACATGAACGACACGCAGAGCTGGAACAGACAATTGAGAGACTCGAGCGAGAGGTCCATGAGTGGAAGAATCGATATGCGGGCGCAAAAACGCAATTGCGACACATGCGCGCATCTTCCGCTGGTCCTGGAATTGAACATGATGCAGCAAAGCATGTCCGGGAAAAGGGATTCATGGATGACCGTGGACTGGTCAAAGATGTTCACGTCACCAAGTTTCAAATCGCGATTGACGAACTCCTGCAGAAAGCACGAACCGAAGACCCAGAAAAGGTTATCGACGCAATGAAGCAGGTTGTTGTCAGCGTCCGCCGCATTACCAAGGACATCGAGGTCCCACAGAACAACGATGAAGATTTCGCACAGCAACAAGCCAAGATCAGGTCCAAGGTATCTTCTACCGcaaacaacctcatcacAGCCTCCAAGAACTTTGCCCACAGTGCTGGAATGTCCCCGGTCTCACTGCTCGATACGGCAGCCTCACATTTGGCAGCGGCCATCGTGgaacttcttggcctcgtcaaAATCCGGACAACTCCCGCTGAAGAATTGGACGATGACGACGGAACTGTAACTCCTGCGGATTCAAGTGGACTCTTTTCTCCTGTAGCTACCGAGCATCCCTCGACTACTCAAGGCGGactccctcctccaccgccCTTTCAGGGTCTCGGTGGTATGCGGGGAAGTATTGATTCTTCAGCATACAGTCCTTTGGGCTCACCTCGCCAATCCGCAGAGCCATATTCTGGAAGGCCCATGTCCAAAGCAAGCGCGGTGCCGATCGGGCTCGGGCACTCCAATGCGAACAATCAAGCCAATGGGCAAGGATCGCGTCAACTGGATCCCCGAGCCGCCGAAGACCTTAAA CTCTACCTTGAGGATCAGAATGCCCTCCTTTCAACCGACATCCAGCAGCTTGTGAACACCATCCGGGGTGATGCTGAGATGCGACAGATTACTGGCGAGATTGGCTCTATCAATACCGTTGTTAGCAATATCATTTCAGAAACACAAGCCTACGGCATAGGCGAAATGGCAGCCTCGTTGGCAAACTGCAGAGCACGACTACTAGAGGCTGCTGACCAAGGCCAGGATATGGCCAACATTGGCATGGATACCAACTCTCACGAATGGCGTATGTGGGTACAAACGCTGCCACCCATCGCGTTTGGGCTGGCGCGTGAGGCCAAGGAGTTGGCTCAAGCAGCCGACGATATGGCCAGACCCGGACGACCTGATGACTTTTCGTAA
- a CDS encoding hypothetical protein (EggNog:ENOG41): MALREKPNVIRPMSNFCGTAVVCRYGLPSHLVGGSVESIRNAFHRAMAHTVAEHPMLQVGILNENSAVPSWIQLETVDLGLHISWQEIKASDDYEGSLKHEIRNQLDTWFTDVETKPGWRASVLWPEGSIQSLDVIFCWNHTNFDGVGGKILHQTLLRNLNDPKTDHELNFDGGVLHISSTADTFPPPPEELIKIPVSWGFALATIWKELRPPFLVSNDPTQANWAPIRQEPYQTEFRTFSIDDATLKKVLSKCRANRTTITGLLHALPLLSLALQLDEGKKHHKQEAKSMFAISALDTRRFIPANSESYPWHVPSTTMDNQMTLVNHLFGEDLVTEIRSKAKGIPSQSHAMTQLENFVWVAAVQAREDIQSKLDKGMENDPSGLMNFIKDWRVQKKKQLKKPRVGAWGVSNLGILDGVIEGSGWKIERAVFQLSCELTSPVFHISSISVKGKEMCVDVSWQQGIIDAEIGDTLASDMEAWIRFLGAGGEE, translated from the exons ATGGCACTACGAGAAAAGCCAAACGTTATTCGACCAATGAGCAACTT CTGTGGTACTGCAGTAGTCTGCCGTTATGGTCTCCCAAGTCATCTCGTTGGCGGCTCAGTTGAGAGTATCCGAAATGCCTTCCATCGGGCCATGGCACATACAGTAGCGGAACACCCCATGCTCCAAGTGGGTATCCTAAACGAGAACTCAGCTGTACCTTCATGGATTCAGCTGGAAACTGTCGATCTTGGTCTGCATATTAGCTGGCAAGAGATCAAAGCTTCGGATGATTATGAGGGTTCCTTGAAGCATGAGATTCGAAACCAGCTCGATACTTGGTTTACAGATGTCGAAACGAAGCCAGGGTGGAGGGCCTCTGTACTATGGCCAGAGGGTAGTATCCAGTCATTGGATGTTATCTTCTGCTGGAACCATACCAACTTCGATGGTGTAGGGGGCAAGATTCTGCACCAGACCTTGTTACGCAACCTCAATGACCCGAAGACTGATCATGAACTCAATTTTGATGGAGGCGTACTTCATATTAGCAGTACTGCAGACACGTTCCCCCCTCCTCCAGAGGAACTTATCAAGATCCCAGTTTCGTGGGGATTCGCTTTGGCAACAATCTGGAAAGAACTGAGGCCTCCATTTCTTGTATCAAACGATCCAACCCAGGCCAACTGGGCCCCTATTCGCCAGGAGCCTTACCAAACTGAGTTCAGAACGTTCTCGATTGACGATGCAACGCTGAAGAAGGTACTGAGCAAATGCCGAGCGAATCGTACCACCATTACAGGCCTTTTGCATGCCCTGCCGCTGCTATCGCTTGCCCTGCAACTAGATGAGGGCAAGAAGCATCACAAACAAGAGGCAAAGTCGATGTTTGCTATCAGCGCATTGGATACCCGTCGCTTCATCCCCGCCAATTCTGAGTCATACCCTTGGCATGTTCCCAGTACGACCATGGATAACCAGATGACACTTGTCAATCACCTGTTTGGCGAGGATCTAGTCACAGAAATCCGCTCCAAGGCCAAAGGAATACCATCACAATCGCATGCCATGACTCAACTCGAGAACTTTGTCTGGGTAGCCGCTGTGCAAGCTAGAGAGGATATTCAGAGCAAGCTGGACAAGGGCATGGAAAATGACCCCTCAGGCTTAATGAACTTTATCAAAGACTGGCGAGttcaaaagaagaagcagctcaagaagcCCCGAGTAGGTGCCTGGGGTGTATCCAATTTAGGAATACTGGATGGGGTAATTGAAGGTTCAGGCTGGAAGATCGAGAGAGCTGTGTTTCAGCTGAGCTGTGAGCTCACTTCGCCTGTGTTCCATATCAGCTCGATTAGCGTCAAGGGCAAAGAGATGTGCGTTGATGTCAGTTGGCAACAGGGTATCATCGATGCTGAGATTGGAGACACACTCGCGTCCGATATGGAGGCCTGGATAAGGTTCCTTGGCGCCGGGGGAGAGGAATGA
- the SSU72 gene encoding RNA polymerase II subunit A C-terminal domain phosphatase (EggNog:ENOG41~BUSCO:EOG09264JW6): MEVANGGSSAQSQNGSSESNSGYKLKFCTVCASNNNRSMEAHLRLSQADYPVISFGTGSLVRLPGPTITQPNVYHFNKTSYDSMFKELESKDARLYRNNGILNMLNRNRGVKWGPERWQDWQVGVPRLQHAKDRGSEGTEGGLVDVVITCEERCWDAVVDDLLNRGSPLNRPVHVINVEIKDNHEEAAIGGQGILDLANSLNAAAREEREAVGASSFDNGSASSRASFDERVPDILASWQERWPKLPATWTVAWF; this comes from the exons ATGGAGGTTGCCAACGGTGGCTCTTCGGCCCAGAGCCAGAATGGCTCATCTGAGAGCAACAGCGGATACAAACTGAAGTTTTGCACTGTCTGTGCAAGTAACAACAATCG CTCCATGGAAGCCCATTTACGGCTGTCTCAGGCTGACTATCCTGTCATCTCCTTCGGCACTGGTTCTCTCGTCCGCCTGCCCGGGCCTACCATCACCCAACCTAATGTGTATCACTTTAACAAAACTTCTTATGACAGTATGTTCAAGGAGCTTGAATCCAAGGATGCTCGGCTGTATAGGAACAACGGCATCCTTAACATGTTAAACCGTAACCGTGGCGTCAAATGGGGCCCAGAACGCTGGCAAGACTGGCAAGTCGGTGTACCTCGCTTGCAACATGCTAAGGACCGTGGCAGCGAAGGTACTGAAGGTGGTCTAGTCGATGTTGTCATCACCTGTGAAGAGCGATGCTGGGATGCTGTTGTCGATGATCTCCTTAATAGGGGCTCACCGCTCAACCGACCCGTACATGTCATCAACGTTGAGATTAAGGATAACCACGAAGAGGCCGCCATTGGCGGGCAGGGTATCTTGGATCTCGCAAACTCCCTCAACGCGGCTGCTCGTGAAGAGCGTGAAGCTGTCGGTGCCTCGTCCTTTGACAATGGTTCTGCCTCAAGCAGAGCCTCTTTTGATGAGCGAGTGCCTGATATCCTGGCCTCATGGCAGGAAAGATGGCCCAAACTGCCAGCAACCTGGACCGTGGCTTGGTTCTAA